Proteins found in one Acanthopagrus latus isolate v.2019 chromosome 3, fAcaLat1.1, whole genome shotgun sequence genomic segment:
- the LOC119016705 gene encoding H-2 class I histocompatibility antigen, L-D alpha chain-like isoform X1, whose protein sequence is MGRTTNWISLFLPLLWLNLVATRRETHSLHYIYTALSKDLTLPGIHKFTAMGMLDNRMIDYFDSENKEKVPKQPWMKDRLEAEYWVKGTQSRQSKQQWFEVNINILRDRMRQNDTDLHVLQWMHGCEGKMQEDGTMKFYRGMDRYNYDGADFLSFDDAHSVWVAPIQAAEETKRKWDEVPVLKDYTKGYLENECMQWLNKFWSYGMNQLKTASPPEVYVFARDTNVESNIRLTCLATGFYPQDIIMWIKRDGRKLYREDGLQSSGVRPNEDDTFQRRDSVEILRQDKSKYTCEVIHEASSVYVTKEWENSGSGSGVAIGGAVGGILVLVLVAVVLVVLKKKGIIGGGSNGSQGNTPDVQRPLNGNSNGPTTVAADNTSDKGSQGSGSSDSGVSISIGQDGRTSSPEAANLLPQV, encoded by the exons ATGGGTCGAACAACAAActggatttctttgtttctgccATTACTGTGGCTGAACTTGGTAGCGACTAGAAGAG AGACACATTCCCTCCATTACATCTACACCGCCCTCTCGAAAGATCTCACTCTCCCAGGCATCCACAAGTTCACTGCCATGGGTATGCTGGACAACAGGATGATTGACTACtttgacagtgaaaataaagagaaagttCCCAAACAGCCCTGGATGAAGGATCGACTGGAAGCAGAATACTGGGTCAAAGGCACACAGTCCCGCCAGAGCAAGCAGCAGTGGTTCGAAGTCAACATCAACATCCTGAGGGATCGTATGAGACAGAATGACACAG ATCTCCATGTTCTTCAGTGGATGCATGGCTGTGAGGGCAAAATGCAGGAAGACGGCACAATGAAGTTCTACCGTGGCATGGATAGATACAACTACGACGGGGCCGACTTCCTGTCATTTGACGACGCTCACTCAGTCTGGGTCGCCCCAATCCAAGCAGCAGAAGAGACCAAGAGGAAGTGGGATGAGGTCCCAGTCCTGAAGGATTACACCAAAGGCTACCTGGAGAATGAGTGTATGCAGTGGCTGAACAAGTTCTGGAGTTATGGGATGAATCAGCTCAAAACAGCCT ctccacctgagGTGTACGTGTTTGCACGAGACACCAACGTCGAGTCAAACATCCGTTTGACGTGCCTGGCAACAGGTTTCTACCCCCAAGACATCATCATGTGGATCAAAAGGGACGGCCGCAAACTGTATAGAGAGGACGGACTGCAGAGCTCGGGCGTTCGACCGAATGAAGACGACACGTTCCAGAGACGAGACAGTGTGGAGATCTTAAGGCAGGACAAGTCCAAATACACCTGTGAGGTCATTCATGAGGCATCCAGTGTGTATGTGACGAAGGAGTGGG aaAACTCAGGTTCTGGCTCAGGAGTAGCCATTGGTGGGGCAGTCGGAGGgatcctggtcctggtcctggtcgCTGTGGTGCTGGTGGTCTTAAAAAAGAAAGGCATCATTG GAGGTGGAAGTAATGGATCCCAAG GTAACACACCTGATGTTCAACGTCCGCTGAATG gaaacAGCAACGGTCCAACAACTGTAGCAGCAGATAACACGAGTGACAAGG GGTCTCAGGGTTCTGGAAGCAGTGACTCCGGTGTGTCCA TCAGTATTGGACAAGACGGACGAACCTCGAGCCCCGAGGCCGCCAATCTCCTGCCGCAGGTCTGA
- the LOC119016705 gene encoding H-2 class I histocompatibility antigen, L-D alpha chain-like isoform X2 — MRLIVFFVVFWTAVAARRETHSLHYIYTALSKDLTLPGIHKFTAMGMLDNRMIDYFDSENKEKVPKQPWMKDRLEAEYWVKGTQSRQSKQQWFEVNINILRDRMRQNDTDLHVLQWMHGCEGKMQEDGTMKFYRGMDRYNYDGADFLSFDDAHSVWVAPIQAAEETKRKWDEVPVLKDYTKGYLENECMQWLNKFWSYGMNQLKTASPPEVYVFARDTNVESNIRLTCLATGFYPQDIIMWIKRDGRKLYREDGLQSSGVRPNEDDTFQRRDSVEILRQDKSKYTCEVIHEASSVYVTKEWENSGSGSGVAIGGAVGGILVLVLVAVVLVVLKKKGIIGGGSNGSQGNTPDVQRPLNGNSNGPTTVAADNTSDKGSQGSGSSDSGVSISIGQDGRTSSPEAANLLPQV; from the exons ATGAGGTTAATCGTCTTTTTCGTCGTTTTTTGGACAGCGGTGGCGGCAAGGAGGG AGACACATTCCCTCCATTACATCTACACCGCCCTCTCGAAAGATCTCACTCTCCCAGGCATCCACAAGTTCACTGCCATGGGTATGCTGGACAACAGGATGATTGACTACtttgacagtgaaaataaagagaaagttCCCAAACAGCCCTGGATGAAGGATCGACTGGAAGCAGAATACTGGGTCAAAGGCACACAGTCCCGCCAGAGCAAGCAGCAGTGGTTCGAAGTCAACATCAACATCCTGAGGGATCGTATGAGACAGAATGACACAG ATCTCCATGTTCTTCAGTGGATGCATGGCTGTGAGGGCAAAATGCAGGAAGACGGCACAATGAAGTTCTACCGTGGCATGGATAGATACAACTACGACGGGGCCGACTTCCTGTCATTTGACGACGCTCACTCAGTCTGGGTCGCCCCAATCCAAGCAGCAGAAGAGACCAAGAGGAAGTGGGATGAGGTCCCAGTCCTGAAGGATTACACCAAAGGCTACCTGGAGAATGAGTGTATGCAGTGGCTGAACAAGTTCTGGAGTTATGGGATGAATCAGCTCAAAACAGCCT ctccacctgagGTGTACGTGTTTGCACGAGACACCAACGTCGAGTCAAACATCCGTTTGACGTGCCTGGCAACAGGTTTCTACCCCCAAGACATCATCATGTGGATCAAAAGGGACGGCCGCAAACTGTATAGAGAGGACGGACTGCAGAGCTCGGGCGTTCGACCGAATGAAGACGACACGTTCCAGAGACGAGACAGTGTGGAGATCTTAAGGCAGGACAAGTCCAAATACACCTGTGAGGTCATTCATGAGGCATCCAGTGTGTATGTGACGAAGGAGTGGG aaAACTCAGGTTCTGGCTCAGGAGTAGCCATTGGTGGGGCAGTCGGAGGgatcctggtcctggtcctggtcgCTGTGGTGCTGGTGGTCTTAAAAAAGAAAGGCATCATTG GAGGTGGAAGTAATGGATCCCAAG GTAACACACCTGATGTTCAACGTCCGCTGAATG gaaacAGCAACGGTCCAACAACTGTAGCAGCAGATAACACGAGTGACAAGG GGTCTCAGGGTTCTGGAAGCAGTGACTCCGGTGTGTCCA TCAGTATTGGACAAGACGGACGAACCTCGAGCCCCGAGGCCGCCAATCTCCTGCCGCAGGTCTGA